AACTCGATGCGGCGGTGGTATGGGGCAAGATCGTTAGCTACATCTCAAAGGCTGAATACTTGCAGCTCATGGCTAAATTCTACGACGAGGATGGGTTTTTGATCAATGAAATGCAAGGGTTTGAAGTCACTGAATTCGATGGACGCACCTTACCCAAGCGGGTGCGTATGACTCCGATGGACAATCCGGATCAGTATACAGAAATGATCTACGAGGGCTTGGAATTCGGTATCGATGTCAACCAGGAGTTCTTTAGTCAGCAGAACATGAAACGCATACGCCCATGATGCTTTTAAAGCTGGCATATCGCAATCTTTGGCGAAATAAGCGCCGTACGTATATCACGATCGCTTCGGTACTGTTTGCGGTTTTTTTCGCCGTGATCCTGCGGAGCATGCAGCTTGGAGTGTACGAGCTTATGATCGAGAATGTGGTAGGCTACTACAGCGGCTATGTTCAAGTTCACAAAAAGGGATACTGGGACGAGCAAACGATCGACAACGTCATTTACTACTCGGACTCCCTTTCCGTTGAAATTGAATCTAGAGGAGAGGTACAGCACGTTTTACCGAGACTCGAAGGTTTTGTGTTAGCAGCGACCCAAGAGTTGACCAAAGGCTCCATAGTCAACGGTATCGACCCCACCAAGGAGGGCGGAATGCTTCAGCTGCAGGAGAAGTTGTCGGACGGAAAAGTATTTGAGTTAAACGACCGAAGCGTAATGCTCGGAGAGGGTTTGGCCGAATATTTCCGGTTATCGACAGGAGACACCATCGTTATGTTGGGCCAAGGATATCATGGAATATCGGCCCGAGGCAAGTACCCCGTTGCGGGAATCGTAAAACTGAACTCCCCCCTACTCAATGACAACCTGATCTTTATGCCGTTGCCGGAAGCGCAATGGTTTTATGGTGCCGAAGGCATGGTCACGAGCTATGTATTGGACATGAACTACAACGACAACGTACCCAAGTTCACTCGTAGTTTGGAAGCTCAGATGGACACCTCCAAATACGAATTGATGGCTTGGCAGGAAATGATGCCTGAATTGGTTCAGGCCATTCAGGCCGATAGCGCGGGCGGACAAATCATGCTGTTCATTCTATACATGGTGATCACCTTTGGCATGTTCGGAACGGTACTTATGATGACGGCTGAACGCCACTACGAGTTCGGGGTACTCATAAGCATCGGCATGAAGCGGTGGCAATTGGCCATTACCGTTCTATACGAAACGATCATGATCAGCTTGATCGGGGTTGCTTCCGGACTTATTGCGGCATTGCCGATCGTATTGTACTTCCACAACAACCCGCTCGATCTCGGAGGTCGAACCGCGGAGACGGTTGAAGATTACGGCTTCGAAGCCGTTATGCCCGCAAGTTTGGATCCGTCGATTAGCATCACACATGCGACTATTATACTGGTCATTAGCATCATCATCACCATTTACCCAATGATCGTTTTGTCTCGACTGAAACCGGTCAAGGCCATGCACGTTTAAACCGAAATTATGTTACTCAAAATCGCTTGGCGAAACATATGGCGCAAAAAACTCCGAAGTGCGGTGGTGATCACGAGCATCGTGCTGGGTATTTGGGCCGGATTATTCGTAATCGCGCTTTCGGC
This genomic interval from Flavobacteriales bacterium contains the following:
- a CDS encoding ABC transporter permease, producing MMLLKLAYRNLWRNKRRTYITIASVLFAVFFAVILRSMQLGVYELMIENVVGYYSGYVQVHKKGYWDEQTIDNVIYYSDSLSVEIESRGEVQHVLPRLEGFVLAATQELTKGSIVNGIDPTKEGGMLQLQEKLSDGKVFELNDRSVMLGEGLAEYFRLSTGDTIVMLGQGYHGISARGKYPVAGIVKLNSPLLNDNLIFMPLPEAQWFYGAEGMVTSYVLDMNYNDNVPKFTRSLEAQMDTSKYELMAWQEMMPELVQAIQADSAGGQIMLFILYMVITFGMFGTVLMMTAERHYEFGVLISIGMKRWQLAITVLYETIMISLIGVASGLIAALPIVLYFHNNPLDLGGRTAETVEDYGFEAVMPASLDPSISITHATIILVISIIITIYPMIVLSRLKPVKAMHV